One Cucumis sativus cultivar 9930 chromosome 1, Cucumber_9930_V3, whole genome shotgun sequence DNA segment encodes these proteins:
- the LOC101203188 gene encoding uncharacterized protein LOC101203188 produces MKNNPLLLKSMNHISIVCNSVEKSLEFYQKVLGFYPVKRPASFTFHGAWLYSYGMGIHLLQSDEPDNIPKKRVINPKDNHLSFQSENMSTTEKQLKEMRIEYVKCEVEDEGIFVDQLFFHDPDGLMIEICNCENLPILPVSGGGDSPTTATNAARFCSIQQAEEQQKLKQIQSATVQRMQLQQLLINIPCNAWT; encoded by the exons ATGAAGAACAATCCTCTTCTTCTAAAGTCTATGAATCACATTTCAATAGTTTGCAATTCAGTGGAGAAATCTTTGGAATTTTATCAGAAAGTTCTTGGGTTTTATCCTGTTAAAAGACCTGCCTCCTTTACCTTCCAtggtgcatg GTTGTACAGCTATGGGATGGGAATACATCTTCTTCAATCTGATGAACCTGATAACATACCCAAGAAAAGAGTCATCAACCCTAAAGACAATCATCTTTCATTTCAG AGTGAAAACATGTCCACAACAGAGAAGCAATTGAAAGAGATGAGAATCGAGTACGTAAAGTGTGAGGTGGAAGACGAGGGGATCTTCGTTGACCAGCTCTTCTTCCACGACCCCGATGGCCTAATGATCGAAATTTGCAACTGTGAGAACCTCCCCATCTTACCGGTGTCAGGAGGTGGTGACTCCCCTACCACGGCCACCAACGCAGCTCGTTTCTGCAGTATTCAACAAGCAGAGGAACAACAAAAgctaaaacaaattcaaagcGCCACCGTTCAAAGGATGCAACTCCAGCAACTTCTCATCAACATCCCATGCAACGCCTGGACATGA